The following are encoded in a window of Caldilineales bacterium genomic DNA:
- a CDS encoding 5'-nucleotidase C-terminal domain-containing protein, with protein MRKQSPQRRFLFVIVLVVVLVLSVAGAALAHAAAPVARHDLAHSGASDALAANYLAANYSTASDLSLATDIWRFRGTTYRGSPSGSRVGFPDVVLRLYVRDVNETAPGRLLQTVVSDAAGFFNFYVTPDRIDDYFRLVVEVPAGQVVTGVESEDGVILNDTTIEWFQPKPEVHLNAFYFNAPTPTPTPTDTPTLTPTPTDTPTPTPTATPTATPTETPTATPTDTPTPTWTPTDTPTSTDTPTPTDTPTWTPTPTATPIVYRVYMPIILQGAQLTDDTVLELTILHNNDAESQLVNAGRGLEDYGGIARFAALMKNLEQSAPGPVLKVEAGDNFLAGPEWNASLSKGTPYYDAIGQDAIGYDVISLGNHDFDFGPDITANFIESFQPGGETFTAANLNFGAEPRLQALVDAGRLAASAVIEKGGYKIGVIGLAPPESAFITSLRDVTVDPDTVGVTQAEIDRLTAQSVNIIVLSTQLQTIKNDLALVPKLHGLDIVVSGGGDDVLGDPGDLYVPGDEKNIVGPYPMWAQASDGVLVPIITTSGDYRYVGRLQAGFDAQGRLTRIDDAASKMVRVAGGALPDAVQPDPFVQANVTDPVTAYTSSLAQTVIGHSEVALEGRRPQIRNQETNEGNLMVDSLLWSAKQQAASFGAPMPDIALQNGGGIRNNTLIAAGDVTELTTFDVAPFLNFTAIVPNVTPQDLKNLLENGYSRVEAADGRFAHVAGLRVVVDTSKPGMVIDVNGNITAPGERVRSVILADGTVMVADGQIAPTAKNVNVATIDFLARGGDQYPFSKPYNYIRLGATYQQALRNYIVSGLGGAITAAQYPEGGAGRIIINPTANLQLTVLHNNDAESKLLNAGAGPLVDYGGIARFTALMKNLEQAALAPSAIISTTVLKVEAGDNFLAGAEWNASLDKGAPYYDAIGQDAIGYDVISLGNHDFDFGPDITANFINSFQPGGEVFLAANADFSQEAVMQAFVDDGRLAKSVIIEKAGRKIGVIGLMPPESAFITSLRDVTILPDTADVVQMEIDKLTVAGAKIIVLSTQLQTILNDIALAKQVHGLDVIVSGGGDDTLGSPGDLYVPGDETNIHGPYPWWAPQKDGSLVPIVSTTGDYRYVGQLVADFDANGRVVMVDDAASKMVRVAGGALPDAVQPDPFVQANVTDPVTAYTSSLAQTVIGHSEVALEGRRPQIRNQETNEGNLFADAILWQARAQAAQFGAPMPEVALQNGGGIRNNSLIAAGDITELTTFQIAAFLNFVSIVEAMTPQQLKDTLENGYARVEIADGRFAHIAGMKVEVDLTRQGLVIDVNGNVTMPGERVRKITLDDGTVIIEDGQIAATARNVNLATIDFLVAQKGDQYIFWPATWHRLGATYQQALRDYIKIGLSGQITAAKYPEGGEGRIRYLP; from the coding sequence ATGAGGAAGCAGTCCCCCCAACGGCGATTCTTGTTTGTTATCGTTCTTGTCGTCGTCCTGGTTCTGAGCGTGGCCGGCGCAGCCTTGGCGCACGCCGCTGCTCCGGTCGCCAGACATGACCTGGCTCATTCGGGCGCCAGCGATGCTCTGGCGGCCAACTATTTGGCGGCCAACTATTCGACGGCATCGGACCTTTCGCTCGCCACCGACATTTGGCGCTTTCGTGGCACCACCTATCGTGGCAGCCCTTCGGGCAGTAGAGTCGGCTTCCCCGATGTGGTGCTAAGGCTATATGTGCGCGACGTCAACGAGACCGCACCGGGCCGTTTGCTACAAACTGTGGTCAGCGACGCCGCCGGTTTCTTCAATTTCTATGTCACGCCCGACCGCATCGACGACTACTTTCGCCTGGTGGTCGAAGTCCCGGCTGGGCAGGTGGTGACGGGCGTGGAATCGGAGGATGGCGTCATCCTCAACGACACCACCATCGAGTGGTTCCAGCCCAAGCCGGAGGTGCACCTCAACGCCTTCTACTTCAACGCCCCCACACCCACGCCGACGCCGACGGACACCCCCACCTTGACGCCGACGCCCACCGACACCCCCACCCCTACCCCGACTGCCACCCCCACGGCCACGCCGACAGAGACGCCCACGGCCACGCCGACCGACACTCCCACCCCCACCTGGACACCGACCGATACGCCTACCTCCACCGACACGCCGACGCCCACCGACACCCCCACCTGGACGCCGACACCGACGGCCACGCCCATCGTCTATCGCGTCTATATGCCGATCATCCTACAAGGGGCGCAGCTGACGGATGACACCGTCCTGGAACTGACCATCCTCCACAACAACGACGCCGAGTCGCAACTGGTGAATGCTGGTCGTGGGTTGGAGGATTACGGCGGCATCGCACGTTTCGCCGCTTTGATGAAGAATCTGGAGCAGTCCGCACCCGGCCCTGTGCTGAAGGTGGAGGCAGGTGACAACTTCCTGGCCGGGCCGGAATGGAACGCCAGCCTGAGCAAGGGCACGCCCTACTACGACGCCATCGGCCAGGACGCCATCGGCTACGATGTCATCAGCCTGGGCAATCACGATTTCGACTTTGGCCCCGACATCACCGCCAACTTCATCGAGAGCTTCCAGCCTGGCGGCGAGACCTTCACCGCCGCCAACCTCAACTTTGGCGCTGAACCGCGCCTGCAGGCGCTGGTAGATGCCGGGAGACTGGCCGCCAGCGCTGTCATCGAGAAGGGAGGCTACAAGATCGGCGTCATCGGCCTGGCCCCGCCCGAATCGGCCTTCATCACCAGCCTGCGGGATGTCACCGTCGACCCTGACACCGTGGGCGTGACCCAGGCCGAGATCGACCGGCTGACGGCCCAGAGCGTGAACATCATCGTCCTGTCGACGCAACTCCAAACTATCAAGAACGATCTTGCCCTGGTGCCCAAGCTGCACGGCCTGGACATCGTCGTCTCTGGCGGCGGTGATGATGTCTTGGGCGACCCCGGCGATCTCTACGTCCCTGGCGACGAGAAGAACATCGTCGGCCCGTACCCCATGTGGGCGCAGGCCAGCGATGGTGTTTTGGTGCCCATCATCACCACCTCTGGCGACTACCGCTACGTCGGGCGTTTGCAGGCTGGTTTCGATGCTCAGGGCCGTTTGACCAGGATCGACGACGCCGCTTCGAAGATGGTGCGGGTGGCGGGCGGCGCTTTGCCCGATGCGGTGCAGCCTGACCCATTCGTGCAGGCGAACGTGACCGACCCGGTGACGGCCTACACATCCAGCCTGGCGCAGACGGTGATCGGGCACAGCGAGGTGGCGCTGGAGGGCCGGCGACCGCAGATCCGCAACCAGGAGACCAACGAAGGCAACCTGATGGTCGATTCGTTGCTGTGGTCGGCCAAACAGCAGGCGGCCAGCTTTGGTGCGCCGATGCCCGACATCGCCCTCCAGAACGGCGGCGGCATCCGCAACAACACCTTGATCGCGGCTGGCGACGTGACCGAGTTGACGACCTTCGATGTGGCGCCGTTCTTGAACTTCACCGCCATTGTGCCCAACGTGACGCCGCAAGACCTGAAGAATCTATTGGAAAACGGCTATTCGCGCGTCGAGGCTGCGGACGGTCGCTTTGCGCATGTGGCAGGGCTGCGGGTGGTGGTGGACACAAGCAAGCCTGGGATGGTGATCGACGTGAATGGGAACATCACGGCGCCGGGCGAGCGGGTGCGGTCGGTGATCCTGGCCGATGGGACGGTGATGGTGGCGGATGGGCAGATAGCGCCGACGGCGAAGAATGTGAACGTAGCCACGATCGACTTTCTGGCCCGTGGGGGGGATCAGTACCCGTTCTCGAAGCCGTACAACTACATTCGGCTGGGGGCGACGTACCAGCAGGCGTTGCGGAACTACATTGTCAGCGGGCTGGGCGGGGCGATCACGGCGGCGCAGTACCCGGAAGGTGGGGCGGGACGGATCATCATCAACCCCACCGCCAACCTGCAATTGACCGTGCTCCACAACAACGACGCCGAATCGAAGTTGTTGAACGCGGGCGCGGGGCCGTTGGTCGACTATGGCGGCATCGCCCGTTTCACCGCCCTGATGAAGAACCTGGAACAGGCGGCGCTGGCGCCATCGGCTATCATATCCACCACGGTGCTGAAGGTGGAGGCAGGCGACAACTTCCTGGCCGGGGCGGAGTGGAACGCCAGCCTGGATAAGGGCGCGCCCTACTACGACGCCATCGGCCAGGACGCCATCGGCTACGATGTCATCAGCCTGGGCAATCACGATTTCGACTTTGGCCCCGACATCACCGCCAACTTCATCAACAGCTTCCAGCCTGGCGGCGAGGTCTTCTTGGCTGCCAACGCCGACTTCAGCCAGGAGGCGGTCATGCAGGCCTTCGTGGACGATGGCCGGCTGGCGAAGAGCGTCATCATCGAGAAGGCCGGGCGCAAGATCGGCGTCATCGGGCTGATGCCGCCGGAGTCGGCCTTCATCACCAGCCTGCGCGATGTCACCATCCTCCCCGACACCGCCGACGTGGTGCAGATGGAGATCGACAAGCTGACCGTGGCGGGGGCGAAGATCATCGTGCTGTCGACGCAGTTGCAGACGATCCTCAATGACATTGCCCTGGCGAAGCAGGTGCACGGGCTGGATGTGATCGTGTCGGGTGGGGGCGATGACACGTTGGGCAGTCCCGGCGACCTCTATGTGCCGGGCGACGAGACGAACATCCACGGGCCGTATCCGTGGTGGGCGCCGCAGAAGGACGGCTCGCTGGTGCCGATCGTGAGCACGACCGGCGACTATCGCTACGTGGGCCAGTTGGTGGCGGACTTCGACGCCAATGGCCGGGTGGTGATGGTGGACGACGCTGCCTCGAAGATGGTGCGGGTGGCGGGCGGCGCTTTGCCCGATGCGGTGCAGCCTGACCCATTCGTGCAGGCGAACGTGACCGACCCGGTGACGGCCTACACATCCAGCCTGGCGCAGACGGTGATCGGGCACAGCGAGGTGGCGCTGGAGGGCCGGCGACCGCAGATCCGCAACCAGGAGACCAACGAAGGCAACCTCTTCGCCGACGCCATCCTCTGGCAGGCGCGGGCGCAGGCGGCCCAGTTCGGCGCGCCGATGCCGGAGGTGGCCTTGCAGAACGGCGGCGGCATCCGCAACAACAGCCTGATCGCGGCCGGCGATATCACTGAGCTGACCACCTTCCAGATCGCCGCCTTCCTCAATTTCGTCTCCATCGTCGAGGCGATGACGCCGCAGCAGCTGAAGGACACCCTGGAGAATGGCTATGCCCGCGTCGAGATCGCCGATGGCCGCTTCGCCCACATCGCCGGCATGAAGGTCGAGGTCGATCTCACCCGACAGGGGCTGGTGATCGATGTCAACGGCAACGTGACCATGCCGGGCGAACGCGTGCGCAAGATCACGCTGGACGACGGCACCGTGATCATCGAAGACGGCCAGATCGCCGCCACCGCACGCAATGTCAACCTGGCCACCATCGACTTCCTGGTGGCGCAGAAGGGTGATCAGTACATCTTCTGGCCCGCCACCTGGCATCGCCTGGGCGCCACCTACCAACAGGCCTTGCGCGACTACATCAAGATCGGGCTGAGTGGCCAGATCACCGCCGCCAAGTATCCCGAAGGCGGGGAGGGGAGGATCAGGTATTTGCCGTGA
- a CDS encoding S8 family serine peptidase codes for MRRFATSVLFILIGSLCLLLASHFHAFALALPPAPGRLGYAVDPTRPHATGYVLVRLAAGAARPAGLGQSVFGAWYRAPVGAGETAIAAVHRWAATPGVLLAELDYLFAADPISDLPSPTSNFQSPITTPQSALTPLRPSFTPNDPLYPRQWNFAPIQAPAAWETSRGSGVVVAVVDSGVSQGSDLACRTFVDEYNVLTDQSGPGTAADNFGHGTHVAGSIAQCTDNDMGVAGVAFEAEIMPVKVLDASGNGSFGNVAKGVDWARQHGADIVNLSLGGPCGSLTWPACSNSILNEAISQTAASGIVIVAAGGNSNQQTVMFPANHPEVIAVAGVDYALNRAPYSNRGAALSLSAPGGNINADLNADGFPDGILQQTYERGVWEYKYKHGTSMAAAQVSGIVALLWSYVPQADRQQIRQALQDTALDLGAPGKDNDTGYGLVQIADALAALSAAAATATPTSTPTETPTVTPTTTATETPTVTPTATTTETPTVTPTPARSLYLPLWLAAQAPASAVGR; via the coding sequence ATGCGTCGCTTTGCCACCAGCGTTTTGTTCATCCTGATCGGCAGTCTCTGCCTCCTCCTGGCCTCGCACTTCCATGCCTTTGCCCTGGCCCTGCCGCCCGCGCCCGGCCGTCTGGGCTATGCCGTCGATCCCACCCGTCCCCATGCGACCGGCTATGTACTGGTCAGGCTGGCAGCTGGCGCCGCCAGGCCGGCGGGGCTCGGCCAGAGTGTGTTCGGGGCCTGGTACAGGGCGCCGGTGGGGGCGGGAGAGACGGCCATCGCCGCCGTCCACCGCTGGGCCGCCACCCCCGGCGTCCTCCTGGCCGAACTGGACTACCTGTTCGCAGCCGACCCCATCTCCGATCTCCCATCTCCAACCTCCAATTTCCAATCCCCAATCACCACTCCCCAGTCTGCACTCACCCCCCTCCGCCCCTCCTTCACCCCCAACGACCCCCTCTACCCCCGCCAGTGGAACTTCGCCCCCATCCAGGCGCCGGCGGCCTGGGAGACGTCCAGAGGGTCGGGCGTGGTGGTGGCAGTGGTGGATTCGGGCGTCAGCCAGGGCAGCGACCTGGCCTGCCGCACCTTCGTGGACGAGTACAATGTCCTCACCGACCAGAGCGGCCCCGGTACGGCTGCCGACAACTTCGGCCACGGCACCCATGTGGCCGGCAGCATCGCCCAGTGCACCGATAATGACATGGGCGTGGCCGGCGTCGCCTTCGAGGCCGAGATCATGCCGGTCAAAGTCCTCGATGCCTCAGGGAACGGCAGCTTCGGCAATGTGGCCAAGGGGGTGGACTGGGCGCGCCAGCACGGCGCCGACATCGTCAATCTCTCACTGGGCGGGCCTTGCGGCTCGCTGACCTGGCCGGCCTGCTCGAACAGCATCCTCAACGAGGCCATCAGCCAGACGGCGGCGTCGGGCATCGTCATCGTGGCGGCCGGCGGCAACAGCAACCAGCAGACGGTCATGTTCCCCGCCAATCACCCGGAGGTCATCGCCGTGGCCGGGGTGGATTACGCCCTCAACCGGGCGCCGTACTCCAACCGGGGCGCAGCGCTCAGCCTCAGCGCGCCGGGCGGCAACATCAACGCCGATCTGAACGCTGACGGTTTCCCCGACGGCATTCTCCAGCAGACCTACGAACGCGGCGTTTGGGAGTACAAGTACAAACACGGCACTTCGATGGCAGCGGCACAGGTTTCGGGCATAGTAGCGCTGCTGTGGTCATACGTCCCGCAGGCCGACCGCCAGCAAATCCGCCAGGCCCTGCAAGACACAGCCCTCGATCTGGGCGCGCCCGGCAAAGACAACGACACCGGCTATGGCCTGGTGCAGATCGCCGACGCCCTGGCCGCCCTCTCGGCGGCGGCTGCCACAGCCACGCCCACGTCGACGCCCACCGAGACGCCGACCGTCACCCCCACCACCACCGCCACCGAGACGCCGACCGTCACCCCCACCGCCACCACCACCGAGACGCCGACCGTCACCCCCACCCCGGCCCGCAGCCTCTATTTGCCGCTGTGGTTGGCGGCGCAAGCGCCAGCATCTGCGGTGGGGCGCTGA